The Candidatus Koribacter versatilis Ellin345 genome has a segment encoding these proteins:
- a CDS encoding biotin carboxylase N-terminal domain-containing protein, whose product METKFRRIAIVNRGEAAMRIIHAVREFNHEHGTDLRTIALFTQPDRQSMFVREADESFCLGPAHERDSVTKQLRSSYLDYELLRNALTESKSEAAWVGWGFVAEHADFADLCRHMGIVFIGPSGEVMRRLGDKISAKKLAEKAKIPVAKWSGGPVETVAEAYAHAERLGYPVFIKASAGGGGRGIRQVNSPAEMARAFEGARNEAFKAFGDPTVFLERRIDGARHVEVQIIADQFGTIWPLGTRDCTLQRRQQKVMEEAPCPVLTPEQDLALRDAAVRMGQTAAYVNAGTVEFLYLSKTNRMLFMEMNTRLQVEHPVTECTTGADVVKLQLLVAQGQRLEGMPPATSGHAIEVRLNAEDPSNGFAPAPGILERFRISTGPGVRVDTGFEVGDVIPAEFDSMIAKIVGFGRTREEALARLRRALHVSTVVVNGGTSNRSFLMQMLARPEVHGGNYDVAWLDRITASGLLLTDDQGHIALFQSAIDACDAQCAVERTQFYVSALQGRPEVRNELGHRVELRYQGHSYSILVYRLGVKQYRLEVDGSAFEVQIEHLRKYENALTFAGKTFRTVSIEQGSTYRVEVDGVSHSVERDEGGIVRAPSPSVVVSIPVKPGDNVQAGDRVAVLEAMKMEIVVSAPFSGVVRQIVAIANVQVGTGAPLLQIDPASEPESQSVTPRLQVSVLASTIPSSPARPIESFRQMLLGFDVKPEFTNVAAKYQSADEDREPSLYTEENRVLEIFADICALFRNTPRLAKELPGESPSAEACLFWYLRSPASEGEGLPPEFTESLRRAVRHYGVESLQPSSELQDALVWIYKSHCRIERQVTAILRILQHRLDTLDLNAQPPKDAFSTLLDRLIAITRAAFPLVSDLARELRYRCFEQPQFEAARMRILELVDEHLDTLASSSAEASGGAAKRWLVECPQPLAARFSKRFARSSESLQQLMLEVLMSRYYCVRRLDQFRPISLRPSCCVATSFVQDQQTTHVLALHTQFSDVSAALHALGEMVAELPQEDAVLFDILASNGEHHSATELQQELNDALAACRFSQPVQRIVIAVAARNGKPGNTEMQYFTYEPSGTGYQEVQLFRGVHPATGDRLHLWRLGNFNITRLPSIDDIFVMRAIAKSNSKDERLFAVAEVRDLTPIRDESGKIVSLPYFERMFAEAVASIRREQSTRSVRNRLYWNRIFLYVWPTLNLTAEEMDGIVKRLAPSTDGLGLEQVIVRARIPKARNGELRDTVIRISAPGDAGILMTFRPASKLQPMRPLAAYEQKVIKMRQRGLLYPYEIIRLLTPPDDGTRSALPPGEFTEYDLDNSGSLVPVAREHGENKANVIVGVVRNFVPRYPEGMTRVMLLGDPNRDLGAIAEPECRRIMAGLDLAEQLGVPLEWFPVSAGAKISMESGVENMDWIARVLKRLIEFTQAGGEINIVVNGINVGAQPYWNAEATMLMHTRGILIMTPKGTMVLTGKRALDYSGSVSAEDNHGIGGYDRIMGVNGQAQYFARDIDEACQILMRHYEHTYIAPGESFPRRAITNDPLNRDVRVYRMRDSSDSGFNFVGEIFSDETNPGRKRSFDIRSVMLAVSDQDHAPLERFAGMRAAETTVVWDAHLGGYPVCMIGIESKPLARFGFVPADGPDHWTGGTLFPMSSKKVSRAINAASNNRPVVILANLSGFDGSPESMRRLQLEYGAEIGRAVVNFKGPMIFCVISRYHGGAYVVFSRTLNPQVEVVALEGTYASVIGGAPAAAVVFASEVESRTRKDSRLEEINRALSTAEPSQKAHLTAEWDELYRKTYSEKLGEMATEFDAIHSVNRALKVGAIDAILPPADLRPFLIAAIERGIMKQQCAADENRLQHETEPTVLA is encoded by the coding sequence ATGGAAACCAAATTTCGTCGTATCGCCATCGTTAACCGCGGCGAGGCCGCCATGCGAATTATCCATGCGGTCCGTGAGTTCAACCACGAGCACGGCACCGATCTGCGGACGATTGCGCTCTTCACGCAACCGGATCGGCAAAGCATGTTTGTCCGAGAAGCGGATGAATCTTTCTGTCTCGGACCCGCTCATGAACGTGATTCCGTCACCAAGCAACTCCGCAGCAGCTATCTCGATTACGAGTTGTTGCGGAACGCGCTCACCGAATCAAAGTCGGAGGCTGCGTGGGTGGGGTGGGGATTCGTTGCCGAGCATGCCGACTTCGCAGATCTCTGCCGGCACATGGGCATCGTCTTTATTGGGCCGAGCGGCGAGGTGATGCGTCGTCTTGGCGACAAGATCTCTGCCAAGAAGCTTGCCGAAAAAGCGAAAATACCGGTCGCCAAGTGGAGTGGTGGCCCGGTGGAGACCGTGGCGGAAGCCTACGCACATGCGGAACGCCTCGGCTATCCGGTATTTATCAAGGCGAGCGCAGGTGGCGGCGGACGCGGGATTCGGCAGGTTAATTCTCCCGCGGAGATGGCCCGCGCATTTGAGGGAGCGCGCAACGAGGCTTTCAAAGCATTCGGGGATCCAACTGTATTTCTCGAACGGCGGATTGACGGTGCACGTCACGTGGAAGTGCAAATCATCGCCGATCAGTTTGGAACGATCTGGCCACTGGGTACCCGCGACTGCACCCTCCAGCGGCGACAACAGAAGGTCATGGAAGAAGCACCATGCCCCGTGCTCACGCCAGAGCAAGATCTGGCATTGCGGGATGCAGCAGTCCGCATGGGTCAGACGGCGGCCTACGTGAATGCTGGCACTGTTGAGTTCCTATACCTGAGCAAAACCAACCGCATGTTGTTTATGGAGATGAACACCCGCCTGCAAGTTGAGCATCCGGTGACCGAGTGCACGACGGGCGCGGATGTTGTGAAACTTCAACTTCTCGTCGCTCAGGGCCAACGACTAGAAGGCATGCCGCCCGCAACATCGGGACATGCAATCGAAGTTCGTCTGAATGCCGAGGATCCAAGCAACGGTTTCGCTCCCGCTCCCGGCATTCTCGAGCGATTCCGTATTTCCACCGGTCCGGGTGTTCGCGTTGATACTGGCTTCGAAGTCGGTGACGTCATTCCCGCTGAGTTTGATTCGATGATCGCGAAGATCGTCGGTTTCGGACGAACCCGCGAGGAAGCGCTCGCCAGGCTCCGTCGTGCATTGCACGTCAGCACTGTGGTCGTGAACGGCGGCACTAGCAATCGTTCTTTCCTTATGCAGATGCTGGCCCGCCCGGAAGTCCATGGTGGTAATTACGATGTCGCCTGGCTCGATCGGATTACGGCCAGCGGCCTTCTTCTGACCGACGACCAAGGACACATTGCGCTGTTTCAGTCCGCCATCGACGCCTGCGATGCGCAGTGCGCAGTCGAGAGAACTCAGTTCTACGTTTCCGCATTACAGGGGCGTCCTGAAGTGCGCAACGAATTGGGCCATCGGGTTGAGTTGCGCTATCAGGGCCATTCTTACTCCATCCTGGTATACCGGCTTGGAGTAAAGCAGTACCGTCTGGAGGTCGACGGCTCTGCCTTTGAAGTCCAGATCGAACACTTACGCAAATACGAAAACGCTCTGACGTTTGCAGGAAAGACGTTCCGCACTGTTTCCATTGAGCAAGGATCCACCTATCGCGTGGAAGTAGATGGGGTCAGCCACAGCGTCGAACGCGATGAAGGTGGCATTGTTCGTGCGCCGTCGCCTTCAGTCGTAGTCTCAATCCCCGTAAAGCCAGGCGACAACGTTCAGGCGGGAGATCGTGTCGCGGTGCTCGAAGCCATGAAGATGGAGATCGTGGTGAGCGCGCCCTTCAGCGGAGTTGTACGGCAGATCGTGGCGATTGCCAACGTACAAGTTGGCACTGGAGCACCGCTGCTCCAGATCGATCCGGCTTCTGAACCGGAAAGCCAGAGCGTTACCCCTCGCCTTCAGGTCTCGGTGCTGGCGTCGACCATTCCAAGCTCGCCCGCGCGACCGATTGAATCATTCCGGCAAATGCTGCTTGGGTTCGACGTTAAGCCCGAGTTCACCAACGTGGCCGCAAAATACCAGTCGGCGGATGAGGACAGGGAACCTTCGCTTTACACAGAGGAAAACCGTGTCTTGGAAATTTTCGCGGACATCTGCGCTCTCTTCCGCAACACCCCGCGTCTTGCGAAGGAACTTCCGGGAGAGTCGCCGAGTGCCGAAGCTTGTCTCTTCTGGTATCTTCGCTCGCCGGCATCGGAAGGGGAAGGGCTGCCTCCTGAGTTCACCGAAAGCCTTCGTCGCGCCGTGCGTCATTACGGAGTGGAGTCACTGCAGCCGAGCAGCGAACTGCAGGATGCGCTCGTGTGGATTTACAAATCGCACTGTCGCATTGAGCGCCAAGTAACCGCGATTCTTCGGATCCTCCAACACCGTCTCGATACTCTCGACTTGAATGCTCAGCCCCCGAAGGACGCATTCAGCACGCTGCTCGATCGCTTGATCGCCATAACCCGGGCTGCATTCCCCCTCGTGAGCGACCTCGCCCGCGAACTGCGTTACCGGTGCTTCGAACAGCCGCAGTTCGAAGCCGCACGTATGCGAATCCTGGAGTTGGTGGACGAACATCTTGACACGCTCGCATCTTCGAGCGCGGAAGCATCAGGCGGCGCTGCGAAGCGGTGGCTTGTCGAGTGTCCGCAACCCTTGGCCGCGAGGTTCTCGAAGCGCTTCGCTCGGTCTTCCGAGTCATTGCAGCAGCTCATGCTGGAAGTGCTGATGTCTCGCTATTACTGTGTGCGTCGCCTTGATCAGTTCCGGCCCATATCTCTCAGACCCTCCTGCTGCGTAGCGACGAGCTTCGTTCAGGACCAGCAAACCACGCATGTGCTCGCCTTGCACACGCAGTTCAGCGATGTCAGTGCCGCACTGCACGCTCTCGGAGAAATGGTCGCAGAGCTTCCCCAGGAAGATGCGGTCCTCTTCGACATACTGGCATCGAATGGTGAACATCACTCCGCGACTGAACTCCAGCAGGAGTTAAACGACGCGCTGGCCGCTTGCCGATTCAGTCAGCCTGTACAGCGCATCGTGATCGCGGTCGCGGCGCGCAACGGTAAACCAGGCAACACCGAAATGCAGTATTTCACCTATGAACCTTCGGGAACGGGCTATCAGGAAGTTCAACTCTTCCGCGGCGTCCATCCAGCAACTGGCGATCGCCTGCATCTGTGGCGGCTCGGTAATTTCAACATCACCCGGCTGCCTTCGATTGACGACATCTTCGTCATGCGCGCGATCGCTAAAAGTAATTCGAAGGACGAGCGCCTCTTCGCCGTGGCCGAGGTGCGCGATCTCACTCCCATTCGCGATGAGTCGGGAAAAATCGTCTCGCTCCCTTACTTCGAACGCATGTTCGCAGAAGCTGTCGCTTCGATCCGGCGAGAACAATCAACTCGCTCCGTGCGCAATCGGCTGTATTGGAACCGCATCTTCCTTTATGTCTGGCCGACGTTGAACCTCACCGCGGAGGAAATGGACGGAATCGTGAAACGTCTGGCTCCTTCCACCGATGGACTCGGATTGGAACAGGTCATCGTTCGTGCGCGTATTCCGAAGGCTCGCAACGGCGAACTCCGCGATACCGTGATTCGAATCTCGGCTCCAGGCGATGCTGGAATTCTCATGACATTCCGCCCCGCCTCCAAGCTCCAGCCCATGAGGCCGCTCGCTGCGTACGAACAAAAAGTCATCAAGATGCGTCAGCGCGGTCTGCTCTATCCCTACGAAATCATCCGGCTGCTCACTCCACCGGATGATGGCACGCGTTCCGCACTGCCCCCCGGCGAGTTCACGGAATACGATCTCGACAACTCGGGTTCGCTCGTGCCGGTCGCACGCGAACATGGAGAGAACAAAGCCAACGTGATCGTGGGAGTGGTTCGCAACTTTGTCCCGCGTTATCCGGAAGGCATGACTCGAGTGATGCTCCTCGGCGATCCCAATCGCGATCTCGGCGCCATCGCCGAACCGGAATGTCGTCGCATCATGGCTGGGCTGGACCTGGCCGAACAACTAGGTGTGCCCTTGGAATGGTTCCCGGTCTCAGCCGGAGCCAAGATATCGATGGAGAGCGGTGTCGAGAACATGGATTGGATCGCCCGCGTTCTCAAACGCCTCATCGAATTTACTCAAGCGGGTGGCGAAATCAACATCGTGGTGAACGGCATCAACGTCGGCGCGCAGCCGTACTGGAATGCTGAAGCTACCATGCTGATGCACACGCGCGGCATTCTCATCATGACGCCCAAAGGCACGATGGTCCTTACTGGCAAGCGCGCCCTCGATTACTCCGGCTCGGTATCGGCCGAGGACAATCACGGCATCGGTGGATACGACCGCATTATGGGCGTGAACGGGCAGGCACAATACTTCGCCCGCGACATAGACGAAGCCTGCCAGATACTGATGCGGCACTACGAGCATACGTATATCGCGCCGGGCGAGTCGTTCCCACGCCGAGCCATAACGAATGATCCCCTGAACCGTGACGTTCGCGTTTATCGGATGCGCGATTCCAGCGACAGTGGATTTAACTTTGTCGGCGAGATCTTTTCGGACGAGACCAACCCGGGCCGCAAGCGCTCGTTCGACATTCGCAGCGTGATGCTTGCTGTATCGGACCAGGACCATGCGCCGCTGGAGCGGTTCGCTGGGATGCGCGCGGCCGAAACTACAGTCGTGTGGGACGCCCACCTTGGCGGATATCCCGTGTGCATGATCGGGATTGAATCCAAACCGCTCGCGCGCTTCGGGTTCGTTCCTGCAGATGGCCCGGACCATTGGACAGGTGGGACGCTCTTCCCAATGTCATCCAAGAAAGTTTCTCGCGCCATCAACGCTGCGAGCAACAACCGTCCGGTGGTCATCCTCGCAAACCTCTCCGGCTTCGATGGCTCACCTGAATCCATGCGGCGTCTCCAACTGGAGTACGGCGCAGAGATCGGCAGGGCAGTGGTCAATTTCAAAGGGCCCATGATCTTCTGCGTGATCTCGCGTTACCACGGTGGCGCGTACGTTGTCTTCTCGCGCACTCTCAATCCACAAGTGGAAGTCGTCGCACTGGAAGGCACCTATGCCTCGGTGATCGGCGGAGCTCCCGCAGCTGCCGTCGTGTTTGCCAGTGAAGTGGAGTCGCGGACGCGTAAAGATTCACGGCTTGAAGAAATCAACCGAGCTCTTTCGACGGCAGAACCCAGTCAGAAAGCGCATCTCACTGCGGAGTGGGACGAGCTCTACCGAAAGACTTACTCTGAGAAGCTGGGAGAAATGGCAACGGAGTTCGATGCCATCCACAGCGTGAACCGTGCCCTGAAAGTTGGTGCGATCGACGCGATCCTGCCGCCCGCAGACCTGCGACCGTTTCTGATTGCGGCCATTGAACGTGGAATCATGAAGCAGCAATGCGCTGCTGACGAGAACAGGTTGCAGCATGAGACGGAACCAACTGTTTTGGCTTGA
- a CDS encoding 4'-phosphopantetheinyl transferase family protein, which produces MRRNQLFWLECTVADLPSDVEWLGENERLRYDQLRLAKRRADWLLGRWTAKSVVSDCLGMLRTPSSFRDIQILPDAAGVPVAQIGGSAVLVSLSISHRDGRALAVVGAPVFPIGCDLEIVESRGLEFMRTFFTEAEIESCHKANRGGELETLIWSAKESTLKMLSVGLRADTRSVSIDIDSRGRAESSWNPFTALVVDGHIYTGWWRVLASQVRTIISSRQSKMPRETSAIS; this is translated from the coding sequence ATGAGACGGAACCAACTGTTTTGGCTTGAGTGCACAGTCGCTGATCTGCCGAGCGATGTGGAGTGGCTGGGCGAAAACGAGCGACTGCGTTACGACCAACTACGCCTCGCCAAGCGTCGTGCAGATTGGCTGCTAGGGCGCTGGACTGCTAAAAGCGTCGTTTCCGACTGTCTCGGAATGTTACGCACCCCCTCGTCTTTCCGTGACATTCAAATTCTGCCGGACGCGGCAGGCGTTCCGGTCGCACAAATCGGCGGCTCAGCCGTGCTCGTTTCGTTGTCGATCAGCCACCGGGACGGTCGCGCCTTGGCTGTCGTCGGCGCTCCCGTTTTTCCCATCGGTTGCGATTTGGAGATCGTCGAGTCTCGCGGCCTGGAATTTATGCGGACGTTCTTCACGGAGGCTGAAATCGAATCCTGCCACAAAGCGAATCGCGGGGGCGAACTGGAGACTTTGATCTGGAGCGCCAAGGAAAGTACGCTCAAAATGCTAAGTGTCGGTCTGAGAGCAGACACTCGGTCCGTATCGATAGATATCGATTCTCGAGGCCGAGCGGAGTCCTCTTGGAATCCCTTCACCGCATTGGTGGTTGATGGGCACATCTACACAGGATGGTGGCGAGTTTTAGCCTCTCAGGTTCGCACCATAATCTCTTCACGGCAGAGCAAGATGCCGCGCGAGACGTCGGCAATTTCTTGA
- a CDS encoding cytochrome c3 family protein encodes MAPENPNGLRTNASIHHPEPGASEGGPRLPLPLVWFFGLLTLLLLLPLAAKAQISPGPLSQAHQDLSSSASCTKCHSVSPSSPNFRCLDCHRDIAARLQQKRGYHPALVGSQPGSSSCVKCHSEHNGANFALVKWDSKHFDHAKAGFELDGKHAALDCAQCHSAKNITPSERLTLSARNANDTYLGLSTACTTCHEDKHNGRQGANCQQCHDERSWSAASRIDHAKTRYPLTGAHAQVKCQSCHVPQADGKVKYVGLRFDGCESCHKDVHQGEFSNRACQSCHSTGGWKQTSFAREFDHSKTKFMLAGKHAEVACNACHRAGDFKAPIAHDLCADCHKLDPHNGQFAKRADGGKCESCHTVEGWKTSRFLAADHANTGFPLRGKHSSVDCAKCHVPAGKATLFKVKFALCTDCHKDAHQAQFAGAPYLNKCEKCHTEKSFHAPTFTLAEHQKSGFVLTGGHLAVACIECHKAAGDSQSVAYHFNRLTCATCHSDPHRGQFRARMERITEHGEAAGCEACHTTKRWNDLQRFDHSSTKFDLSGAHKAVECIGCHRPPAMERKLMNVDFQAAPTSCEQCHNDPHGSQFAHADRVTRCAECHDANRWRPSHFDHEKTLFSLKGAHQNTPCKGCHTQFREVANKQVLFYKPTPTKCASCHASSAIRAS; translated from the coding sequence ATGGCACCCGAGAATCCAAACGGTCTGCGAACGAATGCGAGTATTCATCACCCCGAGCCAGGAGCGAGCGAAGGCGGTCCTCGCCTGCCACTCCCGCTGGTGTGGTTCTTTGGGTTATTGACCCTGCTGCTGCTCCTGCCGCTCGCGGCCAAAGCGCAGATCTCGCCTGGACCGCTTTCTCAAGCGCATCAGGATTTGAGCAGTTCGGCCTCCTGCACGAAGTGCCACTCGGTCTCGCCGTCGTCGCCGAACTTTCGGTGCCTGGATTGCCACCGGGACATCGCAGCCCGCTTGCAACAGAAACGCGGATATCATCCGGCGCTGGTGGGCTCGCAGCCCGGCTCGTCTTCGTGCGTGAAATGTCACAGCGAACACAACGGCGCGAACTTCGCTCTCGTGAAGTGGGACTCGAAGCACTTTGACCATGCAAAGGCTGGCTTCGAACTCGACGGCAAGCACGCTGCGCTGGATTGCGCGCAGTGCCATTCAGCGAAGAACATCACACCCAGCGAACGTTTGACGCTGAGCGCTCGAAACGCAAACGACACCTACCTGGGACTTTCGACCGCGTGCACCACCTGTCACGAAGACAAACACAATGGGCGCCAGGGAGCTAATTGCCAGCAATGCCATGATGAGCGTAGTTGGAGCGCCGCTTCGAGGATCGACCACGCGAAGACTCGCTACCCTCTGACCGGAGCGCACGCCCAGGTGAAATGCCAATCCTGCCACGTGCCCCAAGCGGATGGCAAAGTGAAGTACGTCGGACTTCGCTTCGACGGCTGCGAGTCGTGTCACAAGGATGTACACCAGGGCGAATTCAGCAATCGCGCATGCCAAAGCTGCCACAGCACTGGTGGGTGGAAGCAGACCTCTTTCGCGCGCGAGTTCGATCACTCAAAAACCAAGTTCATGCTCGCCGGCAAGCACGCGGAGGTTGCGTGCAATGCATGTCACAGAGCTGGAGATTTCAAGGCTCCGATCGCTCACGACCTTTGCGCCGATTGTCACAAGCTCGATCCACACAATGGACAATTTGCAAAGCGGGCCGACGGTGGAAAGTGCGAAAGCTGTCACACGGTAGAGGGCTGGAAAACTTCGAGATTTCTGGCCGCTGACCATGCGAATACCGGATTTCCTCTTCGCGGCAAACATAGCAGCGTGGACTGTGCGAAGTGCCACGTTCCGGCGGGCAAGGCGACGCTCTTCAAAGTGAAGTTCGCGCTTTGCACCGACTGTCACAAGGACGCACACCAGGCTCAGTTCGCCGGCGCGCCTTACCTTAACAAGTGCGAGAAGTGCCACACCGAAAAAAGCTTCCACGCGCCGACATTCACCCTCGCGGAACACCAGAAGAGCGGTTTCGTTCTGACGGGTGGTCACCTGGCGGTAGCTTGCATCGAGTGCCACAAGGCGGCTGGCGATTCCCAATCCGTGGCCTATCACTTCAATCGCCTCACCTGTGCCACATGCCACTCAGATCCACATCGCGGCCAGTTCCGCGCGCGGATGGAACGTATTACTGAGCATGGCGAAGCCGCCGGTTGCGAGGCCTGCCACACGACGAAGCGATGGAACGACCTGCAACGGTTCGATCACTCCTCCACCAAGTTTGATCTCTCCGGCGCTCACAAGGCGGTTGAGTGCATCGGCTGCCACCGCCCGCCGGCCATGGAGCGCAAGCTCATGAACGTGGATTTCCAGGCCGCTCCCACATCTTGCGAGCAGTGTCATAACGACCCACATGGGTCGCAATTCGCCCACGCCGATCGTGTGACGCGCTGCGCGGAATGCCACGACGCGAACCGCTGGAGGCCTTCGCACTTCGATCACGAGAAGACCCTCTTTTCGCTGAAGGGCGCACACCAGAACACGCCCTGCAAGGGGTGCCACACGCAATTCCGTGAAGTAGCGAACAAACAAGTGCTTTTCTACAAGCCCACGCCTACGAAGTGCGCGAGTTGCCATGCCAGCTCCGCAATACGCGCCAGCTAA